A genomic region of Thermodesulfovibrio aggregans contains the following coding sequences:
- the dapF gene encoding diaminopimelate epimerase: MSFVKMHGLGNDFILIDCLNQKLTEPEKFAVKYCDRRFGIGADQLLLLYPSQIADFKMRIFNADGSEVEMCGNGIRCFAKYIWDRGLSDKEILEVETLAGIIKPKKVGPLVQVDMGKPEFSPQKIPVDAEGQKAFDLLLEVAGWHAKLNCVSMGNPHAVIFLEEDPKNFAVSKYGPLIENHPIFPKRTNVEFAFVKNPHEIVMRVWERGAGETLACGTGACATAVAAMVKELTERKVTVHLLGGDLLIEWAEDGHVYMTGPAEEVFEGVVKVPQIN, from the coding sequence ATTAGTTTTGTAAAAATGCATGGTCTTGGAAATGATTTTATATTAATTGACTGTCTTAATCAAAAACTAACAGAACCTGAAAAATTTGCAGTCAAATACTGTGATAGACGCTTTGGGATTGGAGCCGACCAGCTTTTACTCCTTTACCCTTCTCAGATTGCGGATTTCAAAATGAGAATTTTTAATGCCGATGGCTCAGAAGTAGAAATGTGTGGAAATGGAATAAGATGTTTTGCAAAATATATATGGGATAGAGGATTATCCGATAAAGAAATTCTTGAAGTGGAAACACTTGCAGGCATTATAAAGCCTAAAAAAGTAGGACCGCTTGTTCAGGTTGATATGGGAAAACCTGAATTCAGCCCTCAAAAGATTCCTGTAGATGCGGAAGGACAAAAAGCATTTGACCTCTTACTTGAGGTCGCAGGTTGGCATGCTAAACTTAATTGTGTCAGTATGGGGAATCCGCATGCAGTAATATTTCTTGAAGAGGATCCAAAAAACTTTGCTGTTTCAAAATACGGTCCCCTCATTGAAAATCATCCGATTTTTCCTAAAAGAACAAATGTGGAATTTGCTTTTGTAAAGAATCCTCATGAGATAGTAATGCGTGTGTGGGAAAGAGGAGCTGGAGAAACTCTTGCCTGTGGAACAGGAGCCTGTGCAACTGCAGTAGCTGCAATGGTAAAGGAATTAACAGAGAGAAAAGTTACTGTTCACCTTCTTGGTGGTGATTTACTGATAGAATGGGCAGAAGATGGACATGTCTATATGACAGGTCCTGCAGAGGAGGTTTTTGAAGGAGTTGTAAAGGTACCACAGATTAATTGA